The following coding sequences lie in one Rutidosis leptorrhynchoides isolate AG116_Rl617_1_P2 chromosome 4, CSIRO_AGI_Rlap_v1, whole genome shotgun sequence genomic window:
- the LOC139845106 gene encoding protein kinase STUNTED-like yields MTFEAVDHNHHHGVETKNVLVGIRFDECGRQLLDWAAVKVADAGDRVIAINVCRNSDSVSKYKTLLDDYLADYEGLCDHRQVDLTGQVLRGNSIRKVLVREAKYYSATAVIVGVSKMKAFGGWLSIAKYCAKKLPLATEVLAIHNGEVVFKRFSNGQLSGSMRDPRPSFYLIGNSQLKDTQSEFCESEASDMGRHSSEMVHSLKGEDLGPFELRKKALSSVSVVIEDFAHQRPGWPLLRANSVLTPSAMEARKMSVVKWVMNLPNRSTPGTPRTPSSSSSDISPKSLGSDSRSECSIFTNTSNDSNTPKSHELPEILNLILKTNPSRCKWIAFDKLKASTSHFSSENLIGKGGCHCVYKGTFSDGKSAAVKIRKSSREAWKDYISEIDIMTSLDHNNITPLLGVCVEDDNLISVYDLVPRGNLEDNLHGVTKDKSVLSWEVRLNIAIRVAEALNYLHKECLRPVIHRDIKSSNILLSDKFDPQLSDFGLAIWGPTTLPFLSHSDVVGTFGYLAPEYFMYGKVSEKVDVYSFGVVLLELLTRKRPISSDPVKGEDSLIMWAKPKLEKGDLASILDPDLDLEARKDEIVRMALAATLCLTRSARRRPTMSQVLKILQGEHEVIEKGTQNDLEVSCNNEDDDDDEVYPESNAESHLSLAFLDVEDKSLFGSVDVNQHTRVSLQGYLRGRWSRSSSLD; encoded by the exons ATGACATTTGAGGCTgttgatcataatcatcatcatggtGTTGAAACAAAGAATGTTTTGGTGGGAATTCGATTCGATGAATGTGGGAGACAGCTTCTTGATTGGGCTGCGGTAAAAGTTGCTGATGCTGGTGATCGTGTTATTGCGATTAATGTTTGTCGAAATTCTG ATTCTGTATCTAAGTACAAGACTTTGCTAGATGATTATTTGGCTGATTATGAAGGTCTTTGTGATCACAGACAG GTGGACCTTACTGGACAAGTACTAAGAGGGAATTCAATAAGAAAAGTATTGGTTAGAGAAGCAAAGTATTATTCTGCAACTGCTGTTATTGTTGGTGTTAGCAAGATGAAGGCTTTCGG GGGTTGGTTATCAATTGCGAAATACTGTGCGAAGAAACTACCTTTAGCTACTGAAGTATTGGCAATCCATAATGGGGAAGTTGTTTTTAAGAGGTTTTCTAATGGCCAACTTTCAG GATCAATGAGAGATCCAAGGCCAAGTTTCTACTTAATTGGGAACTCACAATTGAAAGACACCCAGTCAGAGTTTTGTGAGTCCGAAGCATCGGATATGGGGAGACACAGTTCTGAAATGGTACACAGCTTAAAAGGCGAAGATTTAGGCCCATTTGAGCTGCGAAAGAAAGCTTTGAGCTCGGTTTCTGTGGTAATAGAAGATTTTGCACATCAAAGACCAGGCTGGCCTTTACTTCGAGCCAACAGTGTGTTAACCCCATCAGCAATGGAAGCTAGAAAAATGTCGGTGGTCAAGTGGGTCATGAACCTACCGAACCGGTCCACACCTGGAACTCCTAGGACGCCTTCTTCGTCTAGTAGTGACATCAGCCCTAAGAGTTTGGGTTCTGATTCAAGATCTGAATGTAGCATATTTACAAACACGAGTAACGATAGTAATACGCCTAAGAGCCATGAGTTGCCTGAAATCTTGAATCTTATACTCAAAACGAACCCGTCTCGCTGCAAATGGATCGCGTTTGATAAACTCAAAGCCTCAACTTCTCACTTTTCATCAG AGAATCTGATTGGAAAAGGTGGTTGTCATTGTGTATATAAAGGGACATTTTCTGATGGAAAATCGGCGGCTGTCAAGATTAGGAAGTCGTCAAGAGAAGCATGGAAAGATTATATCTCCGAAATCGACATTATGACATCACTAGATCACAACAACATTACACCTCTTTTAGGAGTGTGTGTGGAAGACGATAACTTGATATCTGTTTATGATCTCGTGCCTAGAGGAAACCTAGAGGACAATCTACATG GTGTGACGAAGGATAAATCGGTTTTGTCATGGGAAGTAAGATTAAATATTGCAATTCGAGTTGCTGAAGCTTTGAATTATTTGCATAAAGAGTGTTTGAGACCTGTTATTCATCGTGACATTAAGTCTTCAAACATTCTTCTCTCTGACAAATTTGACCCACAG CTATCTGATTTTGGGCTTGCAATATGGGGCCCCACAACTTTGCCTTTCTTGAGTCACAGCGATGTAGTCGGAACTTTCGGGTATCTTGCGCCGGAGTATTTTATGTATGGTAAAGTTAGTGAAAAGGTGGATGTTTATTCGTTTGGCGTTGTTCTCCTGGAACTACTGACTAGAAAAAGACCGATAAGTTCGGATCCTGTTAAAGGCGAAGATAGTTTGATTATGTGG GCAAAACCGAAGCTAGAAAAAGGGGATCTAGCAAGCATATTGGATCCGGATTTGGACTTAGAAGCCCGCAAAGATGAAATAGTTCGAATGGCTCTGGCTGCTACTCTTTGTCTCACACGCTCAGCTAGAAGGCGTCCTACAATGAGCCAG GTTTTAAAGATCTTACAAGGAGAGCACGAAGTAATTGAAAAGGGAACTCAAAATGATCTAGAAGTGTCGTGTAACAATgaggatgacgatgatgatgaagttTATCCCGAATCAAATGCAGAGTCTCACTTAAGTCTTGCATTTCTTGACGTTGAAGACAAGTCATTATTTGGTAGTGTGGATGTAAACCAACACACCCGTGTTTCATTACAAGGATACTTGAGAGGAAGATGGAGTCGATCTTCGAGTTTAGATTAA